A DNA window from Paraburkholderia sp. PGU19 contains the following coding sequences:
- a CDS encoding FlhC family transcriptional regulator, with the protein MSTDKALSTEARNVLLTPWLAEKIQRTNFSLTDFMFLALAGHSELESIFGVSLANMDTFRQHAAAKATLMNLPFVALAPVLEDPRDWETFVDGAMDSHNVERLTREMPRVDQITSRDIYHYNQAYVQLLKDVLHMNVAAIPLLGISRELASYLKGLPMARLDNAIGAIKFPLFRWRFHDANFWMEFSAGWLTEETVAHYLMHTSPVSTASLPYQNAWTDLRLERSDKEVFARMMMAQGCRASTATNLFNLNPGKARATYKHIHGVSSPCGCNPTSLTWYVEQSVHRLQATTYVWLYRSALDNGGNIPEALIAANDIMAKTFGKSLVITADRGNHLTRAMALDSRLTMAACRGCGTDYVLSNGEGKIELAKDFSCPGCNYLLSPKSQVSKRKQPH; encoded by the coding sequence ATGTCTACTGATAAAGCTCTCAGCACCGAAGCACGCAACGTACTGCTCACCCCGTGGTTGGCTGAAAAGATCCAACGTACGAACTTTTCGCTTACCGACTTCATGTTCCTTGCGCTCGCCGGACATTCCGAGCTCGAAAGCATCTTTGGCGTCTCGCTCGCCAACATGGACACCTTCCGGCAGCATGCCGCCGCGAAGGCAACGCTGATGAATCTCCCGTTTGTCGCGCTTGCTCCGGTGCTTGAAGATCCACGCGACTGGGAGACTTTCGTCGACGGCGCAATGGACTCACATAACGTCGAGAGGCTAACCAGAGAGATGCCGCGGGTGGATCAAATCACTAGCCGCGACATCTATCACTACAATCAGGCGTACGTCCAGCTGCTCAAGGACGTGTTGCACATGAACGTCGCCGCGATCCCTCTGCTCGGCATTTCCAGGGAACTTGCGTCGTATCTCAAAGGGCTGCCGATGGCGCGACTCGACAACGCGATCGGCGCAATCAAGTTCCCGTTGTTCCGGTGGCGTTTCCACGACGCGAATTTCTGGATGGAATTTAGCGCTGGCTGGCTTACCGAAGAGACCGTTGCGCACTACCTGATGCACACGTCGCCCGTCAGCACCGCATCGCTGCCTTATCAGAACGCCTGGACGGATCTGCGGCTTGAACGCAGCGACAAGGAAGTTTTCGCCCGAATGATGATGGCACAAGGCTGCCGAGCTTCGACTGCGACAAATCTTTTCAACCTCAATCCGGGCAAGGCTCGAGCCACATATAAGCACATCCACGGCGTTAGCTCTCCCTGCGGATGCAACCCAACGTCGCTCACCTGGTATGTCGAACAATCGGTTCATCGGCTCCAGGCGACGACATACGTGTGGTTGTACCGCAGCGCCCTGGACAACGGCGGAAATATTCCCGAAGCGCTGATTGCGGCGAACGACATCATGGCCAAGACGTTCGGCAAGAGTCTTGTGATTACCGCAGATCGCGGAAACCATCTGACGCGAGCGATGGCGCTCGACTCACGCCTCACGATGGCGGCCTGTCGCGGTTGCGGCACCGATTATGTCCTGTCCAACGGCGAGGGAAAGATCGAACTGGCGAAAGACTTTAGCTGCCCCGGCTGCAACTACCTTCTCTCGCCAAAGAGCCAGGTGAGCAAGCGCAAGCAACCACATTAA
- a CDS encoding nuclease-related domain-containing protein, with protein sequence MFLEILLGVAAWQIVARKKRPSFGDLFRRKPTDRSSALGEAGEAKAQAALRNSLTALCGADYHLFNGPIIIEHAPGAAFPTAEIDHLAVTPFGIFVFETKNWSGYISPASVPGFLTRTDRDGKAEDRRSPLEQNRTKVAFLRSRLPSLWPAAGAGLLVSDDAHLSPALDSDLLSLSDLPHWLRARRDSYAGIPSIDVQKATEGIAVLIETSPAAMDAHRARVAR encoded by the coding sequence ATGTTTCTTGAGATTCTTCTGGGAGTTGCCGCGTGGCAAATCGTCGCTCGAAAAAAACGTCCGTCGTTTGGCGACCTGTTCCGGCGAAAACCCACGGACCGCAGCTCGGCGCTCGGAGAAGCAGGCGAAGCGAAAGCGCAGGCCGCGTTGCGTAACAGCCTGACCGCTCTCTGCGGCGCTGACTACCATCTTTTCAACGGGCCGATCATTATTGAGCACGCGCCTGGCGCGGCCTTCCCCACCGCCGAGATTGATCACCTCGCCGTTACCCCGTTTGGCATCTTCGTGTTCGAGACCAAGAATTGGTCGGGCTATATCAGTCCTGCCTCGGTTCCCGGCTTCCTGACGAGGACAGATCGCGACGGCAAGGCAGAGGACCGCCGATCGCCGCTGGAGCAGAACCGGACGAAGGTCGCCTTTCTCCGCAGCCGCCTTCCCTCGCTGTGGCCCGCCGCCGGTGCAGGTTTGCTCGTGTCTGACGATGCACATCTCAGCCCCGCGCTCGATTCCGACCTTTTGTCTCTCAGCGACTTGCCGCACTGGCTGCGCGCGCGACGCGACAGCTACGCTGGGATTCCATCCATCGACGTGCAGAAGGCTACCGAGGGAATCGCGGTTCTGATCGAAACGTCCCCTGCGGCGATGGACGCCCACCGCGCCCGGGTTGCGAGGTAA